The Chitinophaga caeni genome segment TATGGCAAGGGTGAAACTAGCCTTGGGAAAGAAAGATGAGGCGCATGACCTGGCTGAAACGGTCATCACTTCCGGGTATTTCCAGTTGGATGATTTCGAAAATATTTTTAGAAATGCAACAAATTCAGAATCGATTTTCACGTTCAAAAACGCAACGATCGAATCGAATACTAATATTAGTACCCTGTTTTATACTTATGCCCATCCTGTGAAAGGAAGCTATGTTTATAGGCCAACCATGGAAGTAATGAACCTGTTTTCTTCGTCCGATAAACGTGCTGCTATTTCCGTGGATACATACGGGGGCTTGAATGTTATTAATAAATATCCCAGTGGTCAATCGGGAACAGATCCTATCCAAGTGATCCGCCTAGGGGAAATGTACCTCGTCAGCGCGGAAGCCGGGGGCTTAGCAAACGGCCTGGACCGTTTGAACGAGCTCCGTGAAGAAAGGGGCTTAGGCCCGGTGAACCCGGCAACAGAGGATGAGTTTTTAGATGCAGTATTGTTAGAAAGAAGGAAGGAATTGCTGGCAGAGGGATTCCGTTATTATGACTTGGTACGCTTGGGCCGCGCCACAACTGATATCGGCTTAGATGATCGCGAAGTTAAATTCCCGCTGCCGATGAATGAATTGGCCTTGAATAAATTATTAGATCAGAATGATGATTATTAATTGCCTTATACAATGATATTAAACAAGAAATTTATGATACGCATAGCTAAAATGGCGGCTCCTGCCGTGCTGTTGCTTCAACTCGTGGCATTTGGTTGCAAAAAGGATTCAACGCATCCCCGGGAGATTGTTCCAAAGGCGGAATTAACTCAAAGAATACTGGACAGTACAGGACTGATTGCCAACCTCTTCTCCGATACTTCCTTTGTAGTGGTGCCGGGTGTTGAAGAAACCGATTTGCATTTTCAGAACGAGGCCGGGTATTCTACTCATGTATATTTATTAAAGGTGGACTTGAATCACGAAGGAATCCGGTTGCAAGCCGGTACCCCCTATGGATCGAAGCCTTTTGCCTTACAAACCGT includes the following:
- a CDS encoding RagB/SusD family nutrient uptake outer membrane protein, giving the protein MKNKFIALLLTAALGTSSCSKLLDVPSHSAVATNTLSQADVEAFLIGIYSRVQNAPGAQSYIMFDMVGGNLINAGATSDGGLNTFISNILRPEQGLMSSAWNGYYSALYQVNNLLESTESLPESSRKQEILGVIHFFRAYLYYNLVTRWGGVPVLKVNTAAKVPRNTETETWEFIEDELELSMATAPAYTAGSFYYVSNMSATALMARVKLALGKKDEAHDLAETVITSGYFQLDDFENIFRNATNSESIFTFKNATIESNTNISTLFYTYAHPVKGSYVYRPTMEVMNLFSSSDKRAAISVDTYGGLNVINKYPSGQSGTDPIQVIRLGEMYLVSAEAGGLANGLDRLNELREERGLGPVNPATEDEFLDAVLLERRKELLAEGFRYYDLVRLGRATTDIGLDDREVKFPLPMNELALNKLLDQNDDY